One Brassica napus cultivar Da-Ae chromosome C2, Da-Ae, whole genome shotgun sequence DNA window includes the following coding sequences:
- the LOC106382839 gene encoding cellulose synthase A catalytic subunit 6 [UDP-forming]-like has translation MNTGGRLIAGSHNRNEFVLINADENARIRSVQELRGQTCEICRDEIESTVEGEPFVACNECAFPVCRPCYEYERREGNQACPQCKTRYKRIKGSPRVENDEEEDDVDDIDNEFEYGGNGIGFDQVSEGVSVSRRHSGDLDSAPPGSQIPLLTYGDEDIEISSDRHALIVPPSLSGHGSKVHPVSLSDPTIAAHPRPMVPQKDLAVYGYGSVAWKDRMEEWKRKQNEKLQVVRHEGDPDFEDGDDIPMMDEGRQPLSRKIPIKSSKINPYRMLIVLRLVILSLFFHYRILHPVKDAYALWLTSVICEIWFAVSWVLDQFPKWYPIERETYLDRLSLRYEKEGKPSELSPVDVFVSTVDPLKEPPLITANTVLSILAVDYPVDKVACYVSDDGAAMLTFEALSETAEFARKWVPFCKKYCIEPRAPEWYFCHKMDYLKNKVHPAFVRERRAMKRDYEEFKVKINALVATAQKVPEEGWTMQDGTPWPGNSTRDHPGMIQVFLGSDGVRDVENNELPRLVYVSREKRPGFDHHKKAGAMNSLIRVSGVLSNAPYLLNVDCDHYINNSKALREAMCFMMDPQSGKKICYVQFPQRFDGIDRHDRYSNRNVVFFDINMKGLDGLQGPIYVGTGCVFRRQALYGFDAPKKKKAPRKTCNCWPKWCFLCCGSRKNRKAKTLAAADKKKKNREASKQIHALENIEEGPVSKGSNVELSSEVMQLKLEKKFGQSPVFVASARMQNGGMARNASPACLLKEAIQVISCGYEDKTEWGKEIGWIYGSVTEDILTGFKMHSHGWRSVYCTPKLPAFKGSAPINLSDRLHQVLRWALGSVEIFLSRHCPIWYGYGGGLKWLERLSYINSVVYPWTSLPLIVYCSLPAICLLTGKFIVPEISNYASILFMALFSSIAVTGILEMQWGKVGIDDWWRNEQFWVIGGVSAHLFALFQGLLKVLAGVDTNFTVTSKAADDGEFSDLYLFKWTSLLIPPTTLLIINVIGIVVGISDAISNGYDSWGPLFGRLFFALWVVIHLYPFLKGLLGKQDRMPTIIVVWSILLASILTLLWVRVNPFVAKGGPVLEICGLDCL, from the exons ATGAATACCGGTGGTCGGTTAATCGCCGGTTCTCACAACAGGAACGAGTTTGTTCTGATCAATGCCGATGAGAATGCCAGA ATAAGATCAGTGCAAGAGCTGAGAGGACAGACATGCGAAATCTGCAGAGACGAGATCGAATCAACCGTCGAAGGAGAACCGTTCGTGGCCTGCAACGAGTGTGCCTTCCCTGTGTGTAGGCCTTGCTACGAGTACGAGAGACGAGAAGGCAATCAAGCTTGTCCTCAGTGCAAGACCCGTTACAAGCGGATTAAAGGAAGTCCGAGGGTCGAGAACGACGAAGAGGAAGATGACGTTGATGATATAGACAATGAGTTCGAGTACGGGGGCAATGGGATTGGGTTTGATCAGGTCTCTGAAGGTGTGTCGGTGTCTCGTCGCCACTCCGGTGATTTGGATTCAGCTCCTCCTGGCTCTCAGATTCCACTCCTGACTTATGGAGACGAG GACATTGAGATATCGTCTGACAGACATGCTCTTATTGTTCCTCCTTCACTTAGTGGTCATGGCAGTAAAGTCCACCCGGTTTCTCTCTCTGACCCAACCATTGCTG CACATCCAAGACCAATGGTACCTCAGAAAGATCTTGCGGTTTACGGTTATGGAAGCGTGGCTTGGAAAGATCGTATGGAGGAATGGAAAAGAAAGCAGAACGAGAAACTTCAGGTGGTTAGACATGAAGGTGATCCTGATTTTGAAGATGGTGATGACATCCCAAT GATGGATGAGGGAAGGCAGCCATTGTCTAGGAAGATCCCAATCAAATCAAGCAAGATTAATCCGTACCGGATGTTGATTGTTCTGCGTCTTGTGATTCTTAGTCTCTTCTTCCACTACCGTATTCTCCACCCGGTCAAAGACGCATATGCACTGTGGCTTACCTCTGTGATTTGTGAGATATGGTTTGCTGTTTCTTGGGTTCTTGATCAGTTCCCTAAGTGGTACCCAATCGAACGAGAAACATACCTGGACAGGCTCTCATTAAG ATATGAAAAAGAAGGGAAACCATCAGAACTATCCCCTGTAGATGTATTCGTCAGTACAGTGGATCCTTTAAAAGAGCCTCCGCTCATTACAGCCAACACTGTCTTGTCTATCCTCGCAGTTGATTACCCGGTTGATAAAGTTGCTTGTTACGTATCCGACGACGGTGCTGCTATGCTCACTTTCGAAGCTCTTTCAGAGACAGCAGAGTTCGCGAGGAAATGGGTTCCTTTCTGCAAGAAGTACTGCATCGAGCCGCGTGCCCCTGAGTGGTACTTCTGCCATAAGATGGACTACTTGAAGAACAAAGTCCATCCTGCATTCGTCAGGGAACGGCGAGCCATGAAG agagattatgaagagttCAAAGTTAAGATCAATGCTTTAGTTGCAACGGCGCAGAAAGTGCCTGAGGAAGGTTGGACTATGCAAGACGGCACGCCTTGGCCTGGTAACAGTACAAGAGATCATCCCGGCATGATCCAG GTTTTCCTTGGAAGTGATGGCGTGCGTGACGTCGAAAACAACGAGCTGCCTCGTTTGGTTTACGTCTCTCGTGAGAAGAGACCTGGATTCGATCACCACAAGAAGGCTGGAGCTATGAACTCTCTGATACGAGTCTCTGGTGTTCTATCAAACGCTCCTTATCTTCTCAACGTGGATTGTGATCACTACATCAACAACAGCAAAGCGCTTAGAGAAGCAATGTGTTTCATGATGGATCCTCAGTCAGGAAAGAAGATCTGTTACGTTCAGTTCCCTCAGAGATTCGATGGGATCGATAGGCATGATCGGTACTCAAACCGCAACGTCGTGTTCTTCGAT ATCAATATGAAgggtttggatgggttgcaaggACCTATCTATGTCGGAACAGGTTGTGTTTTCAGGAGGCAGGCGCTTTATGGATTTGATGcgccgaagaagaagaaggcgcCGCGTAAGACATGTAACTGCTGGCCAAAATGGTGTTTCCTTTGCTGTGGTTCGAGGAAGAACCGTAAGGCGAAGACGCTGGCTGCTGctgataagaagaagaagaatagggAAGCGTCTAAGCAGATCCATGCGTTGGAGAATATTGAAGAGGGTCCTGTCTCCAAAG GCTCTAATGTAGAACTATCAAGCGAGGTGATGCAACTGAAGTTGGAGAAGAAGTTTGGGCAGTCTCCTGTTTTTGTTGCGTCTGCTCGTATGCAGAACGGTGGGATGGCTAGAAACGCTAGTCCTGCTTGTCTGCTTAAAGAAGCTATCCAAGTTATTAGTTGTGGATATGAAGATAAAACTGAATGGGGCAAAGAG attgGGTGGATCTACGGTTCTGTTACAGAAGATATTCTCACGGGTTTCAAGATGCATTCTCATGGATGGAGGTCTGTTTACTGTACACCTAAGTTACCTGCTTTCAAAGGATCAGCTCCTATCAATCTTTCAGACCGTCTTCATCAAGTTCTTAGATGGGCGCTTGGGTCCGTTGAGATTTTCTTGAGTAGGCATTGTCCTATTTGGTATGGTTATGGAGGTGGTTTGAAGTGGCTTGAGAGATTGTCTTACATTAACTCTGTGGTTTACCCTTGGACCTCTCTCCCACTCATTGTGTACTGTTCTCTCCCTGCCATCTGTCTCCTCACAGGGAAGTTCATCGTTCCCGAG ATTAGCAACTATGCGAGTATCCTCTTCATGGCCCTCTTCTCGTCCATTGCAGTAACTGGTATTCTCGAGATGCAATGGGGGAAAGTGGGTATCGATGACTGGTGGAGAAATGAACAGTTTTGGGTCATTGGAGGTGTCTCTGCtcatctctttgctctcttccaAGGTCTTCTCAAGGTTCTTGCTGGTGTAGACACTAACTTCACGGTCACATCAAAAGCAGCTGATGACGGAGAGTTCTCAGACCTTTACCTCTTCAAATGGACTTCACTTCTCATCCCTCCAACGACTCTTCTCATCATAAACGTCATCGGAATCGTAGTGGGAATCTCTGATGCTATAAGCAATGGATATGACTCATGGGGACCGCTTTTTGGAAGGTTGTTCTTTGCACTTTGGGTGGTCATTCATCTTTACCCTTTCCTTAAAGGTTTGCTTGGGAAACAAGATAGAATGCCGACCATTATTGTCGTCTGGTCGATCCTCCTGGCCTCTATTCTTACACTTCTTTGGGTGAGGGTTAATCCGTTTGTGGCGAAAGGTGGTCCTGTTCTTGAGATCTGCGGTTTAGACTGCTTGTGA